One segment of Channa argus isolate prfri chromosome 17, Channa argus male v1.0, whole genome shotgun sequence DNA contains the following:
- the nhsl1b gene encoding NHS-like protein 1 isoform X5: MPFHQRTVEPRRVSRLSPRDGWFPREETGRRKLRKPVLFSSLDEVSCQILTNIIHQLSDLSRHASEIFLGIEMEAGLVFRRSCRIQGRLQFLLDEVGQFDPKKIKIPVSNLDEESKWTVHYTAPWHQQENVFLPGSRPPCVEDLHRQAKVNLKTALRECDKLRKDGFRSSQYYSQGPTFSDPIQSTSSLQDDEDYENDKKSTASSVEDDKSELSMRPQTPQGGGEEGEESEVDGKVVWNKTMSLPTPEEKMRRAAKAVPTDIVAINVTAAKGRGGELRPHSMFIPGQYSTLGRVGSVNSTLRRSVTRDSSCQTEEVKIVPPSMRRIRAQRGQGIAAQMAGISASSSTGSISISSSDSSGILMLQYQFNGDPSRFHSLPRQGARVSLSADPIYSSTPVKSEEQTTPSRQIGKLQVDDTVVHMRNAPRTGTLPRPKSQELRATQSSEWGGGPACVVSPHAAYSTSLIPNATMSKSTEVIALNKSSHIPHSPASAYPTAQPLSLASSTNTDPLMSNPAAFAHSSTCPAIATSTPTHTAQDGGLVIAAPASESGHSDSSVHSHSTLAPTPPTCLPEEHWIYDTPENVVVPHRTLTSSCSTPINQLYSSLELSSRTTTDSSSLYSQDNDGYYTSMHLDSGLRSRSHTSGHGASAARATRHSMYESREMANQEDSGSLYSDRSLSRSISLRKSKKPPLPPARTDSLRRKPAAKKPLGGVGAISCANISNGTMLNESLIASLQQSLQMGLRGGKGKGASPSSPSHSPSSDYDDPWLLRPRSQSSISAGSSAASLAANANGGVVSNVYSLCQVTPAHSDTSSLRSDYADSWGYYIDYPRSHGEQRAQTPPANATHRMSAGPHAEDLQSGGEIQNSQDPGAPGQEGGLAVKPKTSSPDRVHRLTSPSSGYSSQSNTPTAGTPVPSFVRSMSPSGSRPKPKVPERKSSLLSSVSMSSSSTSLSSNTSDSLKNSGPPPPPPPPLPLSSSSAPNTPLSPPPPFPPPLPQGFNGGTPPPAPPLPTTPQVTSLKQLHVSSTSPEFPPPPSPEMLIDPSSSFNGSFNPPPPPPPPLPSLAPYPPPPLPYFGPPSSSPSFVKAVKDAPKAAISNNPTDSLKPLITPFALQSVQLRSIKRSKKEINSKSDDIKAQETETPTLEKSLFQEHPTVLPVFDSSPDDDSRNSSPVSKPLEELSLHCSIKDETPDGTVLNEKAEDHSYIYLNGKETDGGWESLQSPQQSFQSSPVKQKPPVVSKKPKLPFRLPFTSQPINEQLLSQQEHTSSLSQTEEQVETLQRQTDNEEIATESEQQEEEEGGILWNPEPLAESSEASTDIQDDSQISASGIQETSLDHELCINGETHEEEEEGDGTSSTTGSISSKEEDAGEVFDSSTAESSPAPSANGASEENMVTPTPTRPRTTEDLFAVIHRSKRKILGRKESEEDKTRTVSHPQSPPTTPTGTSPGMVSSLPRQSGSIQRNLRKSATSSDTFKALLLKKGSRSETSFRMSAAEMLRSTDPRSQRTRSESVLDPPAASPSSPTTPHSPFASPGRGKRAPEEWSRYEALSSPTSPSYSISGFRYGRSRTPPSAASSKYNARSRILSSPMTVICEREGELFESEYGDTAEIPSGPTSQTLQNSNGTLTEESNS; the protein is encoded by the exons CGGTGTCCAATCTGGATGAGGAGAGCAAGTGGACAGTTCATTATACGGCTCCGTGGCACCAGCAAGAGAATGTCTTCCTACCAGGCAGCAGGCCGCCCTGTGTAGAAGACCTCCATCGTCAGGCCAAAGTCAATCTCAAGACTGCCCTGCGAG AATGTGACAAGTTGAGGAAGGATGGTTTCCGGAGCTCCCAGTACTACTCTCAAGGGCCCACCTTTTCTGACCCTATTCAGTCAACTAGCAGCCTGCAGGATGATGAAGATTATGAAAATGACAAGAAG TCTACAGCTTCATCAGTGGAGGATGACAAATCAGAGCTCTCCATGAGGCCCCAAACCCCCCAGGGAGGCGGCGAAGAAGGGGAGGAGTCAGAGGTTGATGGAAAAGTGGTATGGAACAAGACTATGTCCCTCCCCACACCAGAGGAGAAGATGAGGCGGGCTGCTAAGGCCGTGCCCACAGATATAGTTGCAATCAATGTCACAG CAGCAAAGGGACGTGGTGGAGAGCTCCGGCCACATTCTATGTTCATCCCAGGACAGTATTCCACTTTGGGACGAGTTGGAAGTGTGAACTCAACGCTGCGACGTTCAGTGACCAGAGATTCCAGCTGCCAGACAGAAGAAGTAAAGATTGTTCCCCCGTCTATGAGAAGAATTCGAGCACAAAGAGGACAAGGAATTGCTGCTCAGATGGCCGGCATTTCTGCTTCCTCTTCAACAGGAAGTATATCCATCTCCAGTAGTGACAGTTCCGGGATCTTGATGCTCCAGTATCAGTTTAACGGAGACCCTTCCCGTTTTCACAGTCTGCCTCGACAGGGAGCCAGAGTGTCCCTCAGTGCTGATCCCATCTATAGCAGCACCCCTGTCAAGTCAGAGGAGCAAACTACACCTTCGAGACAGATTGGAAAACTTCAAGTTGATGACACAGTGGTGCACATGAGAAATGCCCCAAGAACCGGCACCCTGCCAAGGCCCAAGTCTCAGGAGTTGAGGGCAACACAGTCCAGTGAATGGGGTGGAGGGCCAGCTTGTGTTGTCTCGCCACATGCTGCTTATTCCACCTCACTCATTCCCAATGCCACCATGTCTAAGTCCACTGAAGTTATTGCCCTCAACAAGTCCAGTCATATCCCCCACTCCCCAGCATCAGCTTACCCTACAGCTCAACCACTCAGCTTGGCTTCTTCCACCAACACTGACCCCCTGATGTCTAACCCAGCAGCCTTTGCCCACAGCTCTACCTGCCCAGCCATAGCCACTTCTACCCCAACTCATACAGCACAGGATGGTGGTCTGGTCATTGCAGCACCTGCTAGCGAGTCAGGGCACTCAGACAGCAGTGTACACAGCCACAGCACCTTGGCTCCTACACCTCCAACCTGTTTGCCAGAAGAACATTGGATCTACGACACACCAGAAAATGTGGTGGTACCACATCGCACTCTGACCTCCAGTTGCTCAACTCCTATCaaccagctgtatagcagcttgGAGCTCTCTTCCAGGACAACCACTGATTCCAGCTCCCTCTATTCCCAGGACAACGATGGGTACTACACCTCCATGCATTTGGACTCAGGCCTGCGCTCTCGCAGCCATACCAGTGGGCATGGGGCATCAGCTGCTCGTGCCACAAGACACAGTATGTACGAATCCCGCGAGATGGCCAATCAGGAAGACTCTGGAAGCTTATACAGTGATCGCTCTCTATCACGCAGTATCTCTCTTCGCAAGTCCAAGAAACCTCCACTGCCTCCAGCCCGTACAGACTCTCTTAGACGCAAGCCTGCTGCGAAAAAGCCCCTTGGAGGCGTTGGCGCCATCAGTTGTGCTAACATATCAAACGGAACCATGCTTAATGAGTCTCTAATAGCTAGCTTGCAGCAGAGCCTACAGATGGGGCTGAGGGGAGGGAAAGGAAAAGGCGCTTCACCGTCTTCaccctcccacagtccaagtAGCGACTATGATGACCCTTGGTTGCTGCGGCCACGCAGTCAGAGTAGTATTAGTGCAGGTAGCTCTGCAGCATCTCTGGCAGCTAATGCAAATGGTGGTGTTGTGTCTAATGTGTACTCCCTATGCCAAGTGACACCTGCTCACAGTGACACTAGCAGCTTGCGTTCAGATTATGCTGACTCTTGGGGTTATTATATTGACTACCCCCGTAGCCATGGAGAACAGAGAGCACAAACCCCTCCAGCAAATGCCACGCACAGGATGTCAGCTGGGCCTCACGCAGAAGACCTACAGAGTGGAGGTGAAATTCAGAACAGTCAGGACCCTGGAGCTCCAGGCCAGGAGGGAGGGCTAGCAGTGAAGCCCAAAACATCCTCACCAGACAGGGTGCACAGACTGACTTCCCCATCTAGCGGTTACTCAAGCCAGTCCAACACACCCACAGCTGGAACCCCGGTGCCGTCTTTTGTTAGGTCCATGTCTCCCTCGGGCAGCAGGCCCAAGCCCAAAGTGCCTGAGAGAAagtcttctctcctctcctctgtatCCATGTCCTCCTCTTCAACCTCCCTTTCCTCCAACACTTCAGACTCACTTAAGAACTCAGGtcctcctccaccccctcctccacccctTCCCCTCTCTTCATCTTCCGCTCCAAACACCCCTCTTAGCCCACCTCCaccctttcctcctcctctaccACAAGGTTTCAATGGAGGGACTCCTCCGCCAGCTCCCCCATTGCCAACCACGCCACAGGTCACTTCTCTGAAACAACTCCATGTTTCCTCCACGTCCCCAGAAttcccacctcctccatccCCTGAAATGTTAATTGACCCGAGTTCATCTTTCAATGGGAGCTTCAATCCTCCCCCTCCGCCTCCCCCTCCTTTGCCCTCCTTAGCGCCTTATCCACCTCCTCCACTGCCTTATTTTGGTCCACCTTCATCCTCCCCATCTTTTGTGAAGGCAGTCAAAGATGCTCCCAAAGCAGCTATTTCCAACAACCCCACAGACTCCCTTAAGCCCTTGATCACCCCGTTTGCTCTGCAGAGTGTTCAACTTCGCTCTATTAAACGGTCCAAGAAGGAAATAAACAGCAAATCAGATGACATCAAAGCTCAGGAAACAGAGACACCAACCCTGGAAAAGTCCCTTTTCCAGGAGCACCCAACTGTGTTACCTGTGTTTGACAGCTCCCCAGATGACGACTCGCGTAACTCATCACCTGTGTCAAAGCCCTTAGAAGAGTTGTCATTACACTGCAGTATCAAAGATGAGACACCAGATGGCactgttttaaatgaaaaggCTGAAGATCATAGTTATATTTACttaaatggaaaagaaacagaTGGAGGTTGGGAATCATTGCAGAGTCCCCAACAGAGCTTCCAAAGCTCCCCTGTCAAACAGAAGCCCCCAGTAGTCTCCAAGAAACCCAAGCTTCCCTTTCGACTGCCATTTACCTCTCAACCCATCAATGAGCAGCTTCTATCGCAGCAGGAACATACAAGCAGCCTGTcccaaacagaagaacaagtaGAGACTCTGCAACGACAAACAGATAATGAGGAGATAGCCACTGAAAGTGagcaacaggaggaggaggaggggggcatTTTATGGAACCCTGAGCCATTAGCAGAGAGCAGCGAAGCATCCACAGATATCCAGGATGACTCTCAAATTTCTGCTTCTGGCATCCAGGAAACAAGTCTTGACCATGAACTGTGTATTAATGGGGAGACtcatgaagaggaggaagagggagatgGAACAAGCAGCACAACTGGATCCATCAGCTCCAAGGAGGAGGATGCAG GTGAAGTCTTTGACTCCAGTACGGCCGAATCGTCTCCGGCCCCATCAGCCAACGGGGCTTCCGAGGAGAACATGGTGACCCCGACTCCCACACGACCCCGAACCACAGAGGACCTATTTGCCGTCATTCACAG GTCAAAACGCAAGATCCTAGGTCGCAAGGAATCTGAAGAGGACAAGACCCGGACTGTGAGCCACCCACAGTCTCCGCCCACCACCCCCACAGGAACATCCCCAGGAATGGTGTCCTCGCTACCACGGCAGAGTGGCTCCATCCAGCGAAACCTCCGCAAGTCAGCCACCAGCAGTGACACCTTCAAGGCCCTGCTCTTGAAGAAGGGAAGTCGCTCTGAGACCAGTTTCAGGATGTCAGCTGCTGAGATGCTTCGCTCCACTGACCCACGCTCCCAGCGAACACGTTCAGAGTCTGTGTTAGATCCCCCAGCTGCCTCACCCTCCTCCCCGACAACACCACACAGTCCCTTTGCCTCCCCTGGCCGTGGCAAACGAGCGCCAGAAGAATGGAGCCGTTATGAGGCTCTGTCCTCTCCAACTTCACCATCCTATTCAATAAGTGGATTTAGGTATGGGCGATCTCGCACGCCGCCCTCTGCTGCCAGCAGCAAATATAATGCACGCAGCCGAATCCTTAGCAGCCCAATGACCGTCATCTGTGAGCGTGAGGGGGAACTATTTGAGAGCGAGTATGGAGACACTGCAGAAATTCCATCTGGTCCCACTTCTCAGACTCTCCAAAACTCCAATGGCACTTTAACTGAGGAGAGCAACAGTTAA
- the nhsl1b gene encoding NHS-like protein 1 isoform X1, whose translation MPFHQRTVEPRRVSRLSPRDGWFPREETGRRKLRKPVLFSSLDEVSCQILTNIIHQLSDLSRHASEIFLGIEMEAGLVFRRSCRIQGRLQFLLDEVGQFDPKKIKIPVSNLDEESKWTVHYTAPWHQQENVFLPGSRPPCVEDLHRQAKVNLKTALRECDKLRKDGFRSSQYYSQGPTFSDPIQSTSSLQDDEDYENDKKSTASSVEDDKSELSMRPQTPQGGGEEGEESEVDGKVVWNKTMSLPTPEEKMRRAAKAVPTDIVAINVTGAVFDRQASIRRSLINTDTVSRRPKKVKRRKTISGLPDNINQELAAKGRGGELRPHSMFIPGQYSTLGRVGSVNSTLRRSVTRDSSCQTEEVKIVPPSMRRIRAQRGQGIAAQMAGISASSSTGSISISSSDSSGILMLQYQFNGDPSRFHSLPRQGARVSLSADPIYSSTPVKSEEQTTPSRQIGKLQVDDTVVHMRNAPRTGTLPRPKSQELRATQSSEWGGGPACVVSPHAAYSTSLIPNATMSKSTEVIALNKSSHIPHSPASAYPTAQPLSLASSTNTDPLMSNPAAFAHSSTCPAIATSTPTHTAQDGGLVIAAPASESGHSDSSVHSHSTLAPTPPTCLPEEHWIYDTPENVVVPHRTLTSSCSTPINQLYSSLELSSRTTTDSSSLYSQDNDGYYTSMHLDSGLRSRSHTSGHGASAARATRHSMYESREMANQEDSGSLYSDRSLSRSISLRKSKKPPLPPARTDSLRRKPAAKKPLGGVGAISCANISNGTMLNESLIASLQQSLQMGLRGGKGKGASPSSPSHSPSSDYDDPWLLRPRSQSSISAGSSAASLAANANGGVVSNVYSLCQVTPAHSDTSSLRSDYADSWGYYIDYPRSHGEQRAQTPPANATHRMSAGPHAEDLQSGGEIQNSQDPGAPGQEGGLAVKPKTSSPDRVHRLTSPSSGYSSQSNTPTAGTPVPSFVRSMSPSGSRPKPKVPERKSSLLSSVSMSSSSTSLSSNTSDSLKNSGPPPPPPPPLPLSSSSAPNTPLSPPPPFPPPLPQGFNGGTPPPAPPLPTTPQVTSLKQLHVSSTSPEFPPPPSPEMLIDPSSSFNGSFNPPPPPPPPLPSLAPYPPPPLPYFGPPSSSPSFVKAVKDAPKAAISNNPTDSLKPLITPFALQSVQLRSIKRSKKEINSKSDDIKAQETETPTLEKSLFQEHPTVLPVFDSSPDDDSRNSSPVSKPLEELSLHCSIKDETPDGTVLNEKAEDHSYIYLNGKETDGGWESLQSPQQSFQSSPVKQKPPVVSKKPKLPFRLPFTSQPINEQLLSQQEHTSSLSQTEEQVETLQRQTDNEEIATESEQQEEEEGGILWNPEPLAESSEASTDIQDDSQISASGIQETSLDHELCINGETHEEEEEGDGTSSTTGSISSKEEDAGEVFDSSTAESSPAPSANGASEENMVTPTPTRPRTTEDLFAVIHRSKRKILGRKESEEDKTRTVSHPQSPPTTPTGTSPGMVSSLPRQSGSIQRNLRKSATSSDTFKALLLKKGSRSETSFRMSAAEMLRSTDPRSQRTRSESVLDPPAASPSSPTTPHSPFASPGRGKRAPEEWSRYEALSSPTSPSYSISGFRYGRSRTPPSAASSKYNARSRILSSPMTVICEREGELFESEYGDTAEIPSGPTSQTLQNSNGTLTEESNS comes from the exons CGGTGTCCAATCTGGATGAGGAGAGCAAGTGGACAGTTCATTATACGGCTCCGTGGCACCAGCAAGAGAATGTCTTCCTACCAGGCAGCAGGCCGCCCTGTGTAGAAGACCTCCATCGTCAGGCCAAAGTCAATCTCAAGACTGCCCTGCGAG AATGTGACAAGTTGAGGAAGGATGGTTTCCGGAGCTCCCAGTACTACTCTCAAGGGCCCACCTTTTCTGACCCTATTCAGTCAACTAGCAGCCTGCAGGATGATGAAGATTATGAAAATGACAAGAAG TCTACAGCTTCATCAGTGGAGGATGACAAATCAGAGCTCTCCATGAGGCCCCAAACCCCCCAGGGAGGCGGCGAAGAAGGGGAGGAGTCAGAGGTTGATGGAAAAGTGGTATGGAACAAGACTATGTCCCTCCCCACACCAGAGGAGAAGATGAGGCGGGCTGCTAAGGCCGTGCCCACAGATATAGTTGCAATCAATGTCACAG GGGCAGTGTTTGACCGACAGGCGAGCATCCGGCGTTCCCTCATTAACACTGACACCGTGTCCCGTCGGCCCAAGAAGGTCAAACGCAGAAAGACTATATCAGGGCTGCCTGACAACATCAACCAGGAGCTAG CAGCAAAGGGACGTGGTGGAGAGCTCCGGCCACATTCTATGTTCATCCCAGGACAGTATTCCACTTTGGGACGAGTTGGAAGTGTGAACTCAACGCTGCGACGTTCAGTGACCAGAGATTCCAGCTGCCAGACAGAAGAAGTAAAGATTGTTCCCCCGTCTATGAGAAGAATTCGAGCACAAAGAGGACAAGGAATTGCTGCTCAGATGGCCGGCATTTCTGCTTCCTCTTCAACAGGAAGTATATCCATCTCCAGTAGTGACAGTTCCGGGATCTTGATGCTCCAGTATCAGTTTAACGGAGACCCTTCCCGTTTTCACAGTCTGCCTCGACAGGGAGCCAGAGTGTCCCTCAGTGCTGATCCCATCTATAGCAGCACCCCTGTCAAGTCAGAGGAGCAAACTACACCTTCGAGACAGATTGGAAAACTTCAAGTTGATGACACAGTGGTGCACATGAGAAATGCCCCAAGAACCGGCACCCTGCCAAGGCCCAAGTCTCAGGAGTTGAGGGCAACACAGTCCAGTGAATGGGGTGGAGGGCCAGCTTGTGTTGTCTCGCCACATGCTGCTTATTCCACCTCACTCATTCCCAATGCCACCATGTCTAAGTCCACTGAAGTTATTGCCCTCAACAAGTCCAGTCATATCCCCCACTCCCCAGCATCAGCTTACCCTACAGCTCAACCACTCAGCTTGGCTTCTTCCACCAACACTGACCCCCTGATGTCTAACCCAGCAGCCTTTGCCCACAGCTCTACCTGCCCAGCCATAGCCACTTCTACCCCAACTCATACAGCACAGGATGGTGGTCTGGTCATTGCAGCACCTGCTAGCGAGTCAGGGCACTCAGACAGCAGTGTACACAGCCACAGCACCTTGGCTCCTACACCTCCAACCTGTTTGCCAGAAGAACATTGGATCTACGACACACCAGAAAATGTGGTGGTACCACATCGCACTCTGACCTCCAGTTGCTCAACTCCTATCaaccagctgtatagcagcttgGAGCTCTCTTCCAGGACAACCACTGATTCCAGCTCCCTCTATTCCCAGGACAACGATGGGTACTACACCTCCATGCATTTGGACTCAGGCCTGCGCTCTCGCAGCCATACCAGTGGGCATGGGGCATCAGCTGCTCGTGCCACAAGACACAGTATGTACGAATCCCGCGAGATGGCCAATCAGGAAGACTCTGGAAGCTTATACAGTGATCGCTCTCTATCACGCAGTATCTCTCTTCGCAAGTCCAAGAAACCTCCACTGCCTCCAGCCCGTACAGACTCTCTTAGACGCAAGCCTGCTGCGAAAAAGCCCCTTGGAGGCGTTGGCGCCATCAGTTGTGCTAACATATCAAACGGAACCATGCTTAATGAGTCTCTAATAGCTAGCTTGCAGCAGAGCCTACAGATGGGGCTGAGGGGAGGGAAAGGAAAAGGCGCTTCACCGTCTTCaccctcccacagtccaagtAGCGACTATGATGACCCTTGGTTGCTGCGGCCACGCAGTCAGAGTAGTATTAGTGCAGGTAGCTCTGCAGCATCTCTGGCAGCTAATGCAAATGGTGGTGTTGTGTCTAATGTGTACTCCCTATGCCAAGTGACACCTGCTCACAGTGACACTAGCAGCTTGCGTTCAGATTATGCTGACTCTTGGGGTTATTATATTGACTACCCCCGTAGCCATGGAGAACAGAGAGCACAAACCCCTCCAGCAAATGCCACGCACAGGATGTCAGCTGGGCCTCACGCAGAAGACCTACAGAGTGGAGGTGAAATTCAGAACAGTCAGGACCCTGGAGCTCCAGGCCAGGAGGGAGGGCTAGCAGTGAAGCCCAAAACATCCTCACCAGACAGGGTGCACAGACTGACTTCCCCATCTAGCGGTTACTCAAGCCAGTCCAACACACCCACAGCTGGAACCCCGGTGCCGTCTTTTGTTAGGTCCATGTCTCCCTCGGGCAGCAGGCCCAAGCCCAAAGTGCCTGAGAGAAagtcttctctcctctcctctgtatCCATGTCCTCCTCTTCAACCTCCCTTTCCTCCAACACTTCAGACTCACTTAAGAACTCAGGtcctcctccaccccctcctccacccctTCCCCTCTCTTCATCTTCCGCTCCAAACACCCCTCTTAGCCCACCTCCaccctttcctcctcctctaccACAAGGTTTCAATGGAGGGACTCCTCCGCCAGCTCCCCCATTGCCAACCACGCCACAGGTCACTTCTCTGAAACAACTCCATGTTTCCTCCACGTCCCCAGAAttcccacctcctccatccCCTGAAATGTTAATTGACCCGAGTTCATCTTTCAATGGGAGCTTCAATCCTCCCCCTCCGCCTCCCCCTCCTTTGCCCTCCTTAGCGCCTTATCCACCTCCTCCACTGCCTTATTTTGGTCCACCTTCATCCTCCCCATCTTTTGTGAAGGCAGTCAAAGATGCTCCCAAAGCAGCTATTTCCAACAACCCCACAGACTCCCTTAAGCCCTTGATCACCCCGTTTGCTCTGCAGAGTGTTCAACTTCGCTCTATTAAACGGTCCAAGAAGGAAATAAACAGCAAATCAGATGACATCAAAGCTCAGGAAACAGAGACACCAACCCTGGAAAAGTCCCTTTTCCAGGAGCACCCAACTGTGTTACCTGTGTTTGACAGCTCCCCAGATGACGACTCGCGTAACTCATCACCTGTGTCAAAGCCCTTAGAAGAGTTGTCATTACACTGCAGTATCAAAGATGAGACACCAGATGGCactgttttaaatgaaaaggCTGAAGATCATAGTTATATTTACttaaatggaaaagaaacagaTGGAGGTTGGGAATCATTGCAGAGTCCCCAACAGAGCTTCCAAAGCTCCCCTGTCAAACAGAAGCCCCCAGTAGTCTCCAAGAAACCCAAGCTTCCCTTTCGACTGCCATTTACCTCTCAACCCATCAATGAGCAGCTTCTATCGCAGCAGGAACATACAAGCAGCCTGTcccaaacagaagaacaagtaGAGACTCTGCAACGACAAACAGATAATGAGGAGATAGCCACTGAAAGTGagcaacaggaggaggaggaggggggcatTTTATGGAACCCTGAGCCATTAGCAGAGAGCAGCGAAGCATCCACAGATATCCAGGATGACTCTCAAATTTCTGCTTCTGGCATCCAGGAAACAAGTCTTGACCATGAACTGTGTATTAATGGGGAGACtcatgaagaggaggaagagggagatgGAACAAGCAGCACAACTGGATCCATCAGCTCCAAGGAGGAGGATGCAG GTGAAGTCTTTGACTCCAGTACGGCCGAATCGTCTCCGGCCCCATCAGCCAACGGGGCTTCCGAGGAGAACATGGTGACCCCGACTCCCACACGACCCCGAACCACAGAGGACCTATTTGCCGTCATTCACAG GTCAAAACGCAAGATCCTAGGTCGCAAGGAATCTGAAGAGGACAAGACCCGGACTGTGAGCCACCCACAGTCTCCGCCCACCACCCCCACAGGAACATCCCCAGGAATGGTGTCCTCGCTACCACGGCAGAGTGGCTCCATCCAGCGAAACCTCCGCAAGTCAGCCACCAGCAGTGACACCTTCAAGGCCCTGCTCTTGAAGAAGGGAAGTCGCTCTGAGACCAGTTTCAGGATGTCAGCTGCTGAGATGCTTCGCTCCACTGACCCACGCTCCCAGCGAACACGTTCAGAGTCTGTGTTAGATCCCCCAGCTGCCTCACCCTCCTCCCCGACAACACCACACAGTCCCTTTGCCTCCCCTGGCCGTGGCAAACGAGCGCCAGAAGAATGGAGCCGTTATGAGGCTCTGTCCTCTCCAACTTCACCATCCTATTCAATAAGTGGATTTAGGTATGGGCGATCTCGCACGCCGCCCTCTGCTGCCAGCAGCAAATATAATGCACGCAGCCGAATCCTTAGCAGCCCAATGACCGTCATCTGTGAGCGTGAGGGGGAACTATTTGAGAGCGAGTATGGAGACACTGCAGAAATTCCATCTGGTCCCACTTCTCAGACTCTCCAAAACTCCAATGGCACTTTAACTGAGGAGAGCAACAGTTAA